From the genome of Psychrilyobacter atlanticus DSM 19335, one region includes:
- a CDS encoding Asp23/Gls24 family envelope stress response protein: MSELGNIKIADDVVKVIAAKATIEVDGIYKMTSGVTDEVNKILGINKMTKGVKVEVGEKECSVDVHIVVEYGFPIPVVATNVQENIIKNITELTGLKVVEVNVYIQDVKVKEISKEEVILD, translated from the coding sequence GCTGATGACGTAGTAAAGGTAATAGCAGCAAAAGCAACAATAGAAGTGGATGGAATCTACAAGATGACAAGTGGAGTAACTGATGAAGTGAACAAGATCTTAGGTATCAATAAGATGACTAAGGGAGTAAAGGTTGAAGTAGGAGAAAAAGAGTGTAGTGTAGATGTGCATATAGTTGTAGAGTATGGTTTTCCAATCCCAGTAGTAGCTACTAATGTACAGGAAAATATAATTAAAAATATTACAGAATTGACTGGTCTTAAAGTTGTAGAAGTAAATGTCTATATTCAAGATGTTAAGGTGAAAGAAATTTCAAAAGAAGAAGTAATATTAGACTAG